The nucleotide window TGTGCTCGCGGTCACCCAGGGCTCGCCCATCTGGGCGGCGGTGTTCGTTTGGGAGCTCGCCCGGCCACCGATTTGGCTGCTGATCGTTTTCGTGGTCACCGCGGTCGGCGCACATGGACTCAAGACGCTCGCCATGGGGCGGCGCCCGCCGTTGCTGGACCATCGCGCCGGCTAGCCCGAACCCGCAGCCCAAGCTAGCAGGCTCCTGGATCGTCCAGGGTTCTTTGCCACTACGGCCGGTGACGGCGGTGACGGCGGTGCGGGCAGTGACCGGGGGTGGTGGCGGCGCCCTACCGTTCGCTGCGGCGATCGACCCCAGCACCGCCGCCGTTTATGTCACCAAACTTTGGCGGTAACACGGTGTCGCTGACCAGCGGTGAGCGCAGCGTGCCCGAGCTAGAGCGGTCGTATGGTGGCGGTCAGGTGCGGGTAGCCCTTCGATAGATTGCGCATCGATAGGTCCCACCCGCCCTCGGCCTCGTCGACGTAGAGTCCCGCGGTGGCCGGTAGCAGCACCGGCTTGGCGAAGCGCACAGAATACCGTACCGCGTCGGGAATTCTGGCCTCGATATTCGCCAAAATCGCTGCAGCGCTGAACATTCCGTGCGCAATCACGGTGGGGAAGCCGAACAGCTTCGCCGCGACCGGGTTGGTGTGGATGGGGTTGTGATCGCCGCCGACGGCCGCGTACCGGCGGATTTGGGCGGGCGTGACCCGTAGGACGGTCGGTGGCGGGGGTAGCTTGGCTTGCTTCTGCGGCGGGGGCTTGGGTTCACCGGACAAACTGGTGCGTTGCTGATGCAGGAAGGTCGTCACCTGGTGCCACGCCAGCTCGTTACCGACGCTGATGTCGGTCACCAGGTCGACCAGCAGCCCCTTGCGGTGCTCTCGCAGGTTCTCGGCGTGCACCCGCACACCCACCGTGTCGGTTACCGCGATCGGCCGGTATTGCGTGATGTGGTTTTCGGTGTGCACCGCGCCCATCGCCGAGAACGGAAAGTCGAAACCCGTCACCAACGACATCACCGACGGAAACGTCAGCGCGAACGGGTAGGTCAACGGCACGTTGGTGCCGTAACGCAGGCCGGTGACCGCCGCGTAGCCGGCCACGTTGGTGTGGTCGATGGGAAGCTCCTCGACACTCACCGTGCGGTTGGGTAGCCGGTCCGAGCGCGGCACCATAGGCAATGCCCCGGCCGCCGCGCGCAGCATGTTTCGCAGGCCGCTTGGTTGATTCATTGGTACTCCTACCTAAGCGCCGATCATCGCTTGGCCGCAGACACGAACGACGTTGCCGGTCACGGCATTCGAAGCGGGACTGGCAAAGTAGGCGATGGTCTCGGCGACGTCGACGGGCTGGCCGCCCTGTAACAACGAGTTCAGTCGGCGGCCTACCTCGCGGGTCGCCAGCGGGATGGCGGCGGTCATCTTGGTCTCGATGAAGCCCGGCGCGACGGCGTTGATCGTGATGTCTTTTTCGGCCAGTCTCGGCGCCAGCGCCTGGGTTATGCCGATCATGCCGGCCTTGGTGGTGCCGTAGTTGGTTTGGCCGCGGTTGCCCGCGATGCCGGCGATCGACGACAGCCCGATCACCCTGCCACCCGGACCGATGCTGCCGTTGCCGACCAGCCCTTCGGTAAGCCGCAGGGGCGCCAGCAGGTTGACAGCGATAACCGCATCCCACCGGGCGTCATCCATATTGGCCAGCAACTTGTCACGGGTGATACCGGCGTTGTTGACCAGGATGTCGGCCTTCCCACCGTGGTGGTCGCGCAGGTGCTCGGTGATCTTGTCAATGGCATCGTCGGCGGTCACGTCGAGCCACAGGGGGGTGCCACCCACACTGCTGGCGGTTTCGGCCAGGGCGTCTGCGGCGGACTCCACATCGATCGCGACCACCCGGGCGCCGTCGCGTGCGAACACCTCGGCGATTGTTTTACCGATGCCGCGCGCGGCGCCGGTCACGATGGCAACCTTTCCGTCCAGCGGCAGGTCCCAATTGGCTGGCGGCTTGGCGTCGGCCGCGCCGACGTAGAACACCTGCCCGTCGACGTACGCGGATTTGGCCGACAGGATGAACCGCATGGTTGATTCCAGACCGGTGGCAGCCGGTTTGGCATCCGGCGACAGGTAGACCAGCGCCGCGGTGCCGCCGCGGCGCAGCTCCTTGGCCAGCGACCGGGTAAAGCCCTCCAAAGCGCGCTGCGCGATCCGTTCGTGGGTGTTGGCGATCGCTTCGGGGGTGGTGCCGACCACGGCCACCCGTGCGCTGGCGCCGAGATTGCGCAGCACGGGCGTGAAGAATTCGTGTAGTGCCTTGAGCCCGGCCGGCTCGGTTATGTCGGTGGCGTCGAAGACCAGCCCGCCGAACGAATCGGCCCAGCGGCCGCCCAGGTTGTTGCTCACCAGGTCGTAATCGGCGTCCAGTGCTGCGCGTAGTGGCTCGGCCACCCGGCCCGCGCCGCCGATTAGCAGCGATCCGGCCAGCGGCGGGTCGCCCGCTCGATACCGGCGCAGCGTCTCGGGCTGCGGAACGCCAAGTTGCTTGGCCACAAAAGATCCGGGGCCGGAGTTGACAACCTGCGAGAACAGATCGGGCGAGAGCTTGGGGGCCACTGAGTTGCCTTCCGTGTGGGGTATGCGCTGCATAAGCAACCGTATCGAGGTCGAACTTACTTCAGAGTAAGAACAGTGGGTAGTATGGCCCCCGACCGCTGATCCCCTCAAATCCCCGCAAGCATTCCAGTAGATGAACCCGCAGACACACACGGAGAGAAAAGTGGCCCCTGCTGCCGAGAACAATTCCCAGGCCGGTCGACGAGTCGCCGTTCTGGGTGGCAATCGCATCCCGTTCGCGAGGTCCGACGGAGCTTACGCCGAGGCGTCCAACCAGGACATGTTCACTGCGGCGCTGGCCGGGTTGGTCGACCGTTTCAGCCTGCGTGGTGAACGTCTGGGCATGGTTGCCGGCGGTGCCGTGCTCAAGCACAGCCGCGACTTCAACCTGATGCGCGAGTGTGTGCTCGGGTCCGAGCTGTCGCCCGATACGCCGGCGGTCGACCTGCAGCAGGCATGCGGCACCGGTCTGCAGGCGGCGATCGCAGCCGCCGACGGGATCGCGGCGGGTCGCTACGACGTCGCGGCCGCCGGTGGCGTAGACACCACATCTGACCCGCCGATCGGCCTGGGAGACGATCTACGCCGCACCCTGCTCAAGCTGCGCCGGTCGCGGTCGAATGTGCAGAGACTGAAGTTGGTGGGCACGTTGCCGGCCCACCTGGGCGTGGAGATTCCGGCAAACAGTGAGCCGCGGACCGGGCTGTCGATGGGAGAGCACGCCGCTATTACCGCCAAGCAGATGGGCATCAAGCGCGTCGACCAGGACGAACTGGCCGCCGCCAGCCATCGCAACATGGCGGACGCCTATGATCGCGGGTTCTTCGACGACTTGGTCACTCCGTTTTTGGGTCTGTATCGCGACGACAATCTGCGGCCCGACTCCAGCGTGGAGAAGCTGGCCAAGCTGCGCCCGGTTTTCGGGGTGAAGGCCGGTGACGCGACCATGACTGCGGGGAATTCGACTCCGCTGACAGATGGCGCCTCGGTGGTGTTGCTGTCCAGTGAGCAGTGGGCCGCCGACCATTCGTTGTCGCCGCTGGCGTACCTGGTCGACGCGGAAACCGCCGCGGTCGACTATGTCAGCGGAAACGATGGCTTGCTGATGGCGCCCACCTACGCCGTGCCCCGTCTGTTGGCGCGAAATGGGCTGAGCCTGCAGGATTTCGACTTTTACGAGATTCACGAAGCCTTCGCCTCGGTAGTGCTAGCCCACTTGCGGGCGTGGGAGTCTGCGGAGTACTGCAAGCAGCGGTTGGGCCTTGACGCCGCGCTCGGCTCGATCGACCGGTCCAAACTCAACGTCAACGGTTCCTCGCTGGCCGCCGGGCACCCGTTCGCGGCCACTGGTGGGCGGATTCTGGCCCAGACCGCCAAGCAACTGGCAGCCAAACCCAAAGGTGGCAAGGGTAAACCCGTTCGCGCGCTGATCTCGATCTGCGCCGCGGGCGGCCAGGGTGTGGCCGCGATTTTGGAAGCCTGAGGCCACCACCAAGCGATCAACGTCGAATGAAGAAAACCTTGTTGCACGGCGGTTTTATCTGCGGACGGGGTGGGTAATTACTGGGCGGATAGCCCCGCGTTGCGGTCTGATTCCCGACCCCGACGGTAACGCGGGGCGATCCCCGAAACACCCGCCGGTCGAGGCTTATGACGGGCGTGCGAAAAGGGCCGCCGCTGGGACGAGGGGAACCAGCGGCGGTCTTTTTGGTCCAGATGCGGCTAGATCCCCCGTTCCAAACCGGAGAACGGGGGATCTAGCGGTAGTAAGCCGATGGTTCTAGAAGGCGGCTTCGTCGAGCTCCATGATGTCGTTGTCCAGCGTCTCGATCACCTCGCGGGTGCTGGTCAACAGGGGCAGGAAGTTCTTCGCAAAGAACGATGCCACTGCGACCTTGCCCTCGTAGAAGGACCGCTCGTCGCCGGTGGCACCGGCATCGAGCGCCGCCACCGCTACCGCGGCCTGACGCTGCAGCAACCAGCCGATGATCAGGTCGCCGACGCTCATCAGGAAGCGCACGGAGCCCAGACCAACCTTGTAGAGGCTGGTGACGTCCTGCTGCGCGGCCATCAGGTAGCCGGTCAGGGTCGCGGCCATCGCCTGCACATCGGTGAGCGCCTTGGCCAGCAGCGCGCGTTCGGTCTTCAACCTGCCGTTGCCGGACTCGCTGTCGACGAACTCCTGAATCTGGCTCGAGACGTGGGCCAGCGCCACACCCTTGTCGCGGACAATCTTGCGGAAGAAGAAGTCCTGCGCCTGGATGGCGGTGGTGCCTTCGTACAGCGAGTCGATCTTGGCGTCGCGGATGTACTGCTCGATCGGGTAGTCCTGCAGGAACCCGGACCCGCCGAGGGTCTGCAGGCTCTCGGTGAGCTTCGCGTATGCCTGCTCGGAACCCACTCCCTTGACCACCGGCAGTAACAGGTCGTTGACCTTGACCGCCAGCTTGGCGTCCACCCCGTGTACCGCTTCGGCGACTGCCGAGTCCTGGAACGTGGCGGTGTAGAGGTACAGGGCACGCAGGCCCTCGGCGTAGGCCTTCTGGGTCATCAGCGACCGGCGCACGTCGGGGTGGTGTGTGATGGTCACCCGGGGTGCCGTCTTGTCGGTCATCTGGGTCAGGTCGGCACCCTGAACGCGCGACTTGGCGTACTCGAGGGCGTTCAGGTAACCGGTCGACAGGGTGGCGATCGCCTTGGTGCCAACCATCATGCGGGCCTGCTCGATGACCTCGAACATCTGCGCGATGCCGTCGTGCACCTCGCCGACCAGCCAACCCTTGGCGGGCACGCCGTGCTGGCCCAGGGACAGCTCGCAGGTCGCGGAGACCTTCAGACCCATCTTGTGCTCGACATTGGTGACGAACACGCCATTACGCTCGCCCAGCTCGCCGGTTTCGAAGTCGAACAGGAACTTAGGGACAAAGAACAACGACAGACCCTTGGTGCCGGGTCCGGCGCCCTCGGGGCGCGCCAGCACCAGGTGGAAGATGTTCTCGAACAGGTCGCCGGAGTCGCCAGAGGTGATGAACCTCTTGACACCGTCGATGTGCCAGGACCCATCCTCTTGCTGAATGGCCTTGGTCCGGCCGGCGCCGACGTCCGAACCCGCGTCCGGTTCGGTCAGCACCATGGTCGAACCCCAGTTGCGCTCGGCGGCCAGCACGGCCCACTTCTTCTGCTCCTCGGTGCCGAGGTGGTAGAAGATGTTGGCGAAACCGGCGCCGCCTGCGTACATCCACACCGCCGGGTTGGCGCCGAGGATGTGCTCGTGCAGGGCCCACACCAATGACTTGGGCATCGGCATGCCGCCGAGAGCCTCATCGATGCCCGCCTTGTCCCAGCCGGCCTCGCCGACCGCTCGCACGGAATCCTTGAACGAC belongs to Mycobacterium basiliense and includes:
- a CDS encoding MaoC/PaaZ C-terminal domain-containing protein — its product is MNQPSGLRNMLRAAAGALPMVPRSDRLPNRTVSVEELPIDHTNVAGYAAVTGLRYGTNVPLTYPFALTFPSVMSLVTGFDFPFSAMGAVHTENHITQYRPIAVTDTVGVRVHAENLREHRKGLLVDLVTDISVGNELAWHQVTTFLHQQRTSLSGEPKPPPQKQAKLPPPPTVLRVTPAQIRRYAAVGGDHNPIHTNPVAAKLFGFPTVIAHGMFSAAAILANIEARIPDAVRYSVRFAKPVLLPATAGLYVDEAEGGWDLSMRNLSKGYPHLTATIRPL
- a CDS encoding 3-oxoacyl-ACP reductase, with translation MAPKLSPDLFSQVVNSGPGSFVAKQLGVPQPETLRRYRAGDPPLAGSLLIGGAGRVAEPLRAALDADYDLVSNNLGGRWADSFGGLVFDATDITEPAGLKALHEFFTPVLRNLGASARVAVVGTTPEAIANTHERIAQRALEGFTRSLAKELRRGGTAALVYLSPDAKPAATGLESTMRFILSAKSAYVDGQVFYVGAADAKPPANWDLPLDGKVAIVTGAARGIGKTIAEVFARDGARVVAIDVESAADALAETASSVGGTPLWLDVTADDAIDKITEHLRDHHGGKADILVNNAGITRDKLLANMDDARWDAVIAVNLLAPLRLTEGLVGNGSIGPGGRVIGLSSIAGIAGNRGQTNYGTTKAGMIGITQALAPRLAEKDITINAVAPGFIETKMTAAIPLATREVGRRLNSLLQGGQPVDVAETIAYFASPASNAVTGNVVRVCGQAMIGA
- a CDS encoding acetyl-CoA C-acetyltransferase codes for the protein MAPAAENNSQAGRRVAVLGGNRIPFARSDGAYAEASNQDMFTAALAGLVDRFSLRGERLGMVAGGAVLKHSRDFNLMRECVLGSELSPDTPAVDLQQACGTGLQAAIAAADGIAAGRYDVAAAGGVDTTSDPPIGLGDDLRRTLLKLRRSRSNVQRLKLVGTLPAHLGVEIPANSEPRTGLSMGEHAAITAKQMGIKRVDQDELAAASHRNMADAYDRGFFDDLVTPFLGLYRDDNLRPDSSVEKLAKLRPVFGVKAGDATMTAGNSTPLTDGASVVLLSSEQWAADHSLSPLAYLVDAETAAVDYVSGNDGLLMAPTYAVPRLLARNGLSLQDFDFYEIHEAFASVVLAHLRAWESAEYCKQRLGLDAALGSIDRSKLNVNGSSLAAGHPFAATGGRILAQTAKQLAAKPKGGKGKPVRALISICAAGGQGVAAILEA
- a CDS encoding acyl-CoA dehydrogenase, translated to MSHYKSNVRDQVFNLFEVLGVDKALGEGEFSDLDADTAREMLTEVSRLAEGPVAASFIEGDRNPPVFDPKTFSVTLPESFKDSVRAVGEAGWDKAGIDEALGGMPMPKSLVWALHEHILGANPAVWMYAGGAGFANIFYHLGTEEQKKWAVLAAERNWGSTMVLTEPDAGSDVGAGRTKAIQQEDGSWHIDGVKRFITSGDSGDLFENIFHLVLARPEGAGPGTKGLSLFFVPKFLFDFETGELGERNGVFVTNVEHKMGLKVSATCELSLGQHGVPAKGWLVGEVHDGIAQMFEVIEQARMMVGTKAIATLSTGYLNALEYAKSRVQGADLTQMTDKTAPRVTITHHPDVRRSLMTQKAYAEGLRALYLYTATFQDSAVAEAVHGVDAKLAVKVNDLLLPVVKGVGSEQAYAKLTESLQTLGGSGFLQDYPIEQYIRDAKIDSLYEGTTAIQAQDFFFRKIVRDKGVALAHVSSQIQEFVDSESGNGRLKTERALLAKALTDVQAMAATLTGYLMAAQQDVTSLYKVGLGSVRFLMSVGDLIIGWLLQRQAAVAVAALDAGATGDERSFYEGKVAVASFFAKNFLPLLTSTREVIETLDNDIMELDEAAF